The following nucleotide sequence is from Nomascus leucogenys isolate Asia chromosome 13, Asia_NLE_v1, whole genome shotgun sequence.
TAGAGATCAACCTTTTAATGCAAAAGGTCTGTAAAGTTTCTTGCcgtaaatttgtgtttttttgttgttgtttgctttttttggagacagtatcttgctttgtcacccaggctgtgcagtgggttgatctcagctcactacaaccaccgcctcccaggttcaagcgattctcctgcctcagcctcccgagtagttgggattaaaggcatgcaccaccatgcctagttaatttttgtattttttaagtaacgactgggtttcaccatggtgtctgggctggtctcgaactccgtttttgttttttttttttctttgtggtagtctcactttgttgtccaggctggagtgcagtggcacgatctccattcactgctgcctccacctcccgacctcctgggttcaagcaatcctcctgcctcagcctcctgagtagcttggattacaggcgtgtgccaccacgcctggctaatttttgtatttttagtacaggtggggttttaccatgttggccaggctgatctcgaacttctgacctaaagtgatctgcccaacccAGCTTTCCAAAGAGCTGGGCCACTGTGCCGGGCCCCTTGTAAATTTGGATATGGGCCTGGCTATACTAGTGCCTCCAGAAGCACCTACCTCTCTGTCCCATCCCAAGCACTGAAAGTAGtgatttcattttcctaattatttctGTACCAACCTTAAGAAATGGAATATGGTACAATATcttacaataaattttaaataaagagagaaaaaaatggagtaaCAACCTGGTTTCTTGTTCAAAATATTCAAAGCAGACAGCAGTAATGAAATCATGGCTATTATGTCACTAGTTTAAGAGACAGTGGATAAGTTTGAAAAATCATAACATTTAAATTAAGACAATCTGTATtgataggccaggcgtggtagctcacgcctgtaatcccagaactttgggaggctgaggttgggccggttacctgaggtcaggaattcaagaccagcttggccaacatggtgaaaccccgtttctactaaaaatacaaaaattagccgggagcagtggcacacacctgtaatcccagctattcggaaggctgaggcatgagaatcacttgagcctgggagacggaggttgcagtgagctgagaatgcaccactgcactccagtctgggcgacagaatgagactttgagtcaaaaaaaaaaaaaaaaaattttttttttaatttgtcccCTTTTCCTCCACAAAGTAACAAAGCTATATGATCAAAATgggtaaatatattttagttagggtttttaaattctaaattcaaaaacatatctttaaaaaagagaaaagtggccaggtgcagtggctcaaacctgtaatcctagcactttgggaggccaaggcagatggatcacgaggtcaggagttcgagaccagcctggccaatatggtgaaaccccatcgctacaagaaatacaaaaattagcgcggcaaggtggtgggtgcctgtagtcccagctactcgggaggctgaggcagaagaatcgcttgaagccgggaggcagagggtgcagtgagctgagatcgtgccactggactccagcctgggcgacagaacgagactctgtctaaaaaaataaaaaaaaagaaaattaagtatttCAATAAGGGCAAAAGGGCAACATAAAAAAAGGACTAGTTTTTCTCTGGGATGGCATTTTGAAaattcatcattatcatcatcacaaTAATGGTGGTTAGTACTTACTTAGTCTTTGTTAGATTCCAGCTATTCTAAGTACTTTGTACATATCTAAttccaaaaaataacaaattgtttttcttttttttggtgttttcttttttttgagacggagtctcagagtctcgctctgtcacccaggctggagtgcagtgacccgatcttggctcactgcaacctccacctccagggttcaaacgattctcctgcctcagcctcccaagtggctgggactacaggcgcctgctaccacgcccggctaatttttctatttttagtagagacagacttcgccatattggccaggctggtctcaaactcctgaccttttgatccgtccgcctcggcctcccaaagtgctggcctcccaaagtcgtgagccagcgcgcccggtCTAACAAACTGTTTTAAGTGGCTTGCAGTCAATGTAAAATAACtagcaaaattaaaaactggTGCTAAATATTAATGTCCCTTTTTATTGATTACATCCTGGTCTAGAaatcaagtatttaaaaattagcataatGTTAATCTCTATACTTTTCAAAAAAGACTGGATCAAACTGCGCCAAACACTAGGTTTTTAgtgctgtgatcccagctgcgtttaattatataaaacaaagttCGAACTACCAGTGTGTGTGGTTTTTGAGGGAATTTAACCACATCTAACTTGCagttagactttttttttaaagtacgtCCTCCGACATTAACTATTCATACATCCGCGTCAAAACAATACATCGCAGGGGCGTGAGGGAGAGGGGAGACGAATGTTTACTCTTGGcaaagagtattttaaaagaggggaaaaataaaaacgaaCATTTTCAAAGTATCAGTCTTCGTTCCCAACAGACTTTTTACCAGCTCACCGCTACCCCCAAACTCCCTCAGCACCTGAATGTTACGAGAGTTCGAAAAGCATCATAAAACgtttggcacagtgcctggcattacGCGCCTTTACATACGTTATTCTCCTGCCCGTCTTCAGACCTTGTCAGGGAGAGAATAAGAACGGACGCGAATTTAGacgtaaaacaaacaaaacgggCTTCTGGAAAGGGGCCAACTGTGCCAGGGAGGACGAACGCCCCACACGGATGACTCGGAGCTTGATTTCGGCGGGGAGCGCGGTCTCGGACACGCCCAGAGCCCGAGAAGACGGTTCTGTCCCCGCCCCGCCGCACACACGCCTTACCGGAGCGCCGCGCCAGGCCGCCCGCACACCCAGAGCTCGTCCACGGTTGGCAGTGCCCGAGGTTGCATGGCACGGCCCGCTTAACTGCCACTCAGCCCGCCCCAGCCGGGATCAGTGCGCCGGAAGTGGCGTGCCGGAAACAGTCGCGTCGGAACTTGCGTCTCCGGAAGCGTTTGTCTCCTCACCCAGCTTTCCTTGCTAGCCCGTACCGAGTGTCACCTACAGGAAGCACCGAGACTCCGGGGCTGCACGACCCGAATGCTGCTTCGTGGGTTTTCTTTAAGCAGCCGCGACCTGTGCCCGCCGCCGGCTACCTCCGCTGTGGTGGGCGAACACCTAGGGTCCTCGCCTACCTTGGTCACAGTCAGGCCCAGGGCAAGCCGGCTACGTGGTTTCTCCCCTCCTCAGTACAGGGGCCAGGCTAGAGACCGCCGTGGCTTCCCAGGGAGGCAGAAGCCGAGTCCGTCGCAGCTTCAGGACCAGCAGTCAGAGCGGCCAGATATCCGCTGCAAGGCGCCAGCCTTTCACGGGCGCGCGCTGTCAACACCCCACTACCATACTTCCCTTGAATAGCACACTTGTCTGTGCTGTCAGCACCCCACTATACTTCCTTTGAATAGCTCCACAAACTTGTGCTTATCTTTAGGCCTTGTCCGGGTAAAAGACCTGCCCACAAAGGACATTTTGCGGCaaatgaagctttttaaaaagttaggttTATTAAGGTATATACACAAGTACAAATAGATGAGCTCTGAAAATACATACGGTCCTAGAACCATGACCAATCTAGATGGAAATATATCCATCACCCCAAAGTTCCATCAGGCTCTTTTGCAGCCTATTTCCTTCTCCACTCACAGGCACACTGTAGGAAAATGAACTTACTACTGGACATGGTTAAGGCTCATGTCCAGTAACTAGAACTCAGTCCAagtaatttaagaaagaaatcattTAGTCTACCAAACACAAAAATGCGCTGGAAAAAAGGATTATgataaagcaatttttaaaaatgttttctctaaagCCAAATTGAGCAGCAGGGGTTGTATACCTACTTTAGTGATACTAATGTTAGTAAGTTCTGATAACCTACTACTATTAAAccagccaataattttttttttttttgagatggagtctcactgttgaccaggctggagtgcagtggcatgatctcggctcactgcaacctccacctcctgggtttaagcgattcttctgcctcagcctcccaagcagctgggactacaggcatgcgccaccatgcctggccaatttttttttttgcatttttagtagaaatggggtttcaccatgttgatcaggctggtcctgaactcctgactttagttgatctgcctgcctcccaaagtgctgggattacaggtgtgaggcactgcgcccggcAAAAAATTCTTAATACATAGCATACAGTGAACTGGTAGCTATTAGTGGGAATGTTTTTACGTCTTTCTTCAGAGCTTCAGggctttttcactttcttggttgGATCCAACATCCATAGAATTTAAGACATCTTCATCCTTTGAGTGAAGTTGCAAAAAGTGTACTTATACTAGAGAAATGTTGTACAGCCATACTCCTTGGGCACCATTACAGATCTACTGAAACATCCAAGACTCTTGTAAGATTCCCCAGGCTAAAAAGAAACACTGCATTAACATCTTACAAAGCCCACATGACTTTGGGTACATTAAGCTTCTGAAGAGTATTAATTTTTGCCAAGTAAAATGAAATACACAGGATTTGTACTACTCTCTGGCTTGTTCCTTGATCTCAAATTGGAATAACAAGTTTGACAAGTGACTCCCCTAAAATATCTAGTAACCTACTGTATTTGAAATCCTTTTGATCTCCATCAGGCCGCTCTAAACTGAAAAACCATTTACACGAAAGGGTAGCTGTAGCTGGGAATTCAGTAGGATACTTCCAACAGTCCTGGTCAAAATGAAGACACTGCTCTGTGATGTTTGAAATTCAAGTAActttatttaaattcaaaaacaattcttaaaactGCATTTAGAGTCCAGACCCTTTTGTGTtataaaaatcacaagtatttatAAGAGACAAAAATACTTCTAGGTTAACTAGACCAGATCTGACTTTGGACTTTATTCTTTAAACAAATTgcagagaatagagaaaaaaataggttaTTTACAGAAGACAATATCTACATATGTACTTGGAGGTACAAATTTGGTGACAGAAAAGACTTCAGTATATGCTGGCATCTTAGAAGCAGTTCTCAAAGagcttagttttattttcttgaattttaagaATGCCTAAGATCCTTCTTCATCCTCGATCTTGGGAGCCAAGTAGTATTTTAAGTGTCCCATATCAGCAATTTTATACTCTACAACTGAAAGACAGGAAGATGGTTAATTACTGAGGAGTATCACATATGATTACCTACAAAACAAGcttcaaatttattatcttaccaAGGGGTACATCTGCAGACATACTGAGTGTCACCGTTGAAGACAGTGGAGTGGCTTTTGTAAAGAAGTTCAGGTACCTCAGTGCAAAAGTTAGTTGAACTGGTTCATTCATCTCTATGGTAACCTACAAAACAAAAGATTCATCATTGAAAAACATCAAGAAAGTTGCAATCTATTAgctcattatatatttataaaaatccaCAAACACTTTTATTGGTCACTTTGGAGGGAGCTATGAAAATTTTGAAGACTGATACATAAAGCAAAAGACTCGAGTATCTAGCTTGTCTTTCCTATAGCTGTAATTTAGATAACCAAATTATATAATATGGGAAAGCTTTTCTTTGTGGAAGTTTTTCTAATAAGCAGCCAATAAGTGAATAAAACATACTAATTTCATCTCTGCAAACTCTAATTAATGACTTAATGGATCTAGACAATGATTATTACAGCTAACATTGCAAAGACATCCAGACACCCTGTGCCTCCtactagaggcacacaccaccacctaTAAAGTATTCTTGCTCTCTCACCCCCGAAACAAAACACCCTGAATATGATCAAGGCTCTAGGGCTATAGCTACCAGTCTGTAGGACACACAGGGTAGAGGAATTTATGTATACACAGGaatgcaatcagcaaaatccaaaCTCTGGAAAACTTAACAAATGATGATCTAATTTCTTCAACCAATAGATTGTAATGGAAGGGGGAAAATGAAATTAGAGGAAATCAGGCtaggtgtgttggcacacacctgtagttccagctacttgggaaactgaggcaggaagatcacttaagccctggagtttgaggctgtagtgaaccatgattgtaccactgcactccagcctgggtggacagagcaagaccctgtctcaaaaacaaagaaaaacagaaaaagaaaaaaatgaggttgGCAGAGGAGTGGAAATGTGATTCAGGAAACAGATAAAGAATCAGCTCCTGgactttattaatttaaaaaaaacctttcaaatgaattttacctttatttaaaCTAAATGTTGACTACCCATTCAAGGGACAAGAGAGcaatatatagtatttattgtAAGCTTATAATATGCCAGACACAGCATATGCTAAGCTCTTTAATGCTACCATATTTAATCCTAACAAGCTTAAGAGGTTAGGACCTTTGTCCttgatttaaaaagttttaatttatgcTCAGGTTAgcgagttttttttgtttgtttgtttaagatggaattttgctctgtcacccaggctggaggggagtggcatgatctgggctcactgcaacctccgcctcttcggttcaagtcattctcccgtctcagcattccaagtggctgggattacaggtgtgcgccaccacgcctggctaatttttatatttttagtagagatggggttttgccatgttctatTTTGGTTAAACAAGGGCTCTCTAGGTACTCTCAAAGTTGCATGGAGTCTGCTTTCTAGCCTTAGTGAGAAGTCTCCTTCCTGTTTAACCTTTGATTCCTACAGCCTGTGACTTTGGCTAAATTGTCACTTAAGGTTGCTCAGCCTGCTTCTCCACCTTTAAAATGGGCGACCAATTGGACCCACAACATGTAAGCTAATATTAGGATTACAAAAGCGCTCCTAACAGGTAGACTTTTACTCCTAACCATATCCTTCTATTGAGTTGCTGTCCTGTGCTCAATTATTTGGTAATAGAGTAAATATCTCCAGAAAGCTAAAGGTTAGATGCCTAACTTCCCAATCCTGTCCTTAAGAGCCGGTGTGGGCTTGATCCATAAACCATTGTTCTGTGGTATGTACATGTGCTGAATTTGTATTCCCTTCTTGCAAATATAATTCTAAATTGGATGACACTTATAAATCAGCTGCAGATTTCAACAGTATGTCAATTTTCAGAAATTACTCGGGATCCAATTCTGTCTACTTTTAATTTTAGCAATTAACCTAATAAGCAGTATTACAATTCTCttcaaactattttctttttacttaaaaactACTTACAGCTTCCTCCTCTTTATCGACATTACTTGTCTGTGACAATTTAATGTTTCCATTTCCAAGTTCTCCACTTGCAGAAAATTTCACTCCGTCTTTTGCACAGGAAATTACAACAGCATCTCCAATATGGCTGAGATCTCGGCATATACGTGCAAATTCACCAGAAGGCATCTTTACTACACAGCTGTACTCTTGTTCCTATTAAGaacaaaaattttccaaaagttAATTGTTAGAAATTTAATGATTTGGCACCCTCACTTTCTTAAAAGGCAACATCTAAACAACTCAGAATCAATATTTTCtgattactttaaaatatgaCTTGTGTAATTTCTTAACAAACTccactcaaaaaaagaaatggctattAAGTGCACTATCCAGGGAACAAGAGCCTCCTCCTCATCATCTTCCAGGGATAAAGTAAGAGAACATTAGAGTATGGCACAGAAATGATGATGGCGCAAGCAGGCCTAACTACTTTCTAAAAGAAAACGAGAATATGATATTAGGCATTTTCAACATTCAAATATTTCATCTCTCCTTTGGTGTTTATAAACCTAACCTGGATAAATTTCTTCCAAGATAGCTTTAAAATCCACTTAATAAAAACCAAGCATTCTGGaaggaaacaaattttaaaagaggttTATGGAAGTTAATGCAAATAGACAACTGGCAGTAAACAATAAATTTAACCTGTGAGTTTTAGACTTGTGGTAAACAATAACTATCCAAATACTAAAATCTCTTTGAAGCAAGCACCAGTAGATATATTTCTAGAAAAAGTTGTTATGAAGTaggcttaaattattttaacatatctTGACGGacgagggtcacttgaggccaggagttccagaccagcctgggcaagactgcCCCCACACctacacacaaaaatgaaaaaattagccaggtgtggtgggacaGGCCTGTAGTCCTTCCTAGCCACttaggagactaaggcaggaggattgcttgagcccaggagtcccaggTTAGAGAGAGCTatatggcactactgcactccagcctgggcaacagagccaagaccctgtctgtaaaaataaacaaacattctAGGACAAACCTATCGTGCCTGTGTACAGCACTCTCTACAATGAGAAACTGATACTCACTGGAATTCCAAGTTGTTCAACATCTAAATCCATCAACTTCATTTCATAGTCTGAAACTTTCTCCTGGTCtaccaaaagaaagcaaatgctgTTGAGAAACACTGACAGAGTTTTGATTTTCTGTAGCTTTATAACTCAATAAAAAGGTACGACTTACTTGGTGCTTCAAATACTAGCGCCAAAGTATCCGCATTATCTTCGGCCCTTAGTGTAATGATATCTTCATTGCCGGCGCATTTTAGTATTTTGGACATACTAGAAGACAGGAGACACATGGTTTAAAATCAACACCATCTGCTGAAGGTCTGTATTTCTAATGCAGTTAGAAGGGGTTACCACTCTCACCCATCAGGCCGTCTCAGAACTGGTGGAGGGTAAACGTACTGCTGGAGGATGCGAATATTAATGCAGACGTTTTGGGATGCATCTGGCAGTATTTATACTAAAATACCACCAGCAGTCTCCCTTCTGGATAGAAACAATCTCCTGCCACTAAGTAGGATGACAGACTGACACATTTCTCGCAAGGGCATTATAAAGCATTTAAAGTCAACTGCGACTGAgccgggaggatcgcttgagcccagaagtggagaccagcccagacaacacaCCGAGAgcgtctcagaaacaaaaaagccaCAACTAAAGCGTCCGTTCAAGGCCAACGGGACTTAGTGAGCAAAGAGTCCTGGAGCAGTGCTCCTGGCACTGCGGAAAAACCCTTGATTTTCCCGCCACCACCCGCTTTGTGACTTTGGCGCGAAAAAGCAGGTTCGCGCAGCAGCCAGCGCGGGCTTTTCCGAACCGCGCGCTCAGCTGGACCCCACCCCGCTGCGTGGCAGACCAATAAGAAGACGCGGATGGCCCATGCCAGCCAATGAGGGCTAGGCTCGAAAGCGCTCCCGCCAAGCACCGGAGGTGCGGGTGGGCCGGGGCCGGCTTCCCGGCGCCGCGAGGCTTACCTGGTGAGGTTCACGCCCATGGCCAGGTTGCGGTCGCAGCGGTAGGTGTCGAAGCCCTCAGACCGCAGGGTGAGCTGCACCAAGGAGACGTGGGACGAGTCCATGCTCTGCAGGTTTACGCCGCTGGAGCTAATGTCCCAGCAGGCCTCGTTGATGAGGTCTTTGAGTGCCTCCAACACCTTCTTCAGGATGGAGCCCTGGACCAGGCGCGCCTCGAACATGGTGGCGGAGTGGCAACAACGCGGCtacaggcaggcaggaaggaggaaagtCTAGCCGGTTTCGGCTTCAGGAGCCTCAGAGCGAGCGGGCGAACGTCGCGACGAGAGGCCGAGACCTAGAAAGACGACGACCACTCTGCTACGCCTGCAACCGTTTAATGCCGCCGCGTCCGCAAGCGCGCGCTCTCACCCTGCGCCGCGTTGCAACGTCACCACGCTGTCCGGCCCACGGCCTGGGCGGAGAAGACTTTAGGGCCAATCGTGTCCATGCTCCCCGCGAGGCCCGCCCCCTAGAGCATACATTGGAGGAAGCGG
It contains:
- the PCNA gene encoding proliferating cell nuclear antigen, encoding MFEARLVQGSILKKVLEALKDLINEACWDISSSGVNLQSMDSSHVSLVQLTLRSEGFDTYRCDRNLAMGVNLTSMSKILKCAGNEDIITLRAEDNADTLALVFEAPNQEKVSDYEMKLMDLDVEQLGIPEQEYSCVVKMPSGEFARICRDLSHIGDAVVISCAKDGVKFSASGELGNGNIKLSQTSNVDKEEEAVTIEMNEPVQLTFALRYLNFFTKATPLSSTVTLSMSADVPLVVEYKIADMGHLKYYLAPKIEDEEGS